The proteins below are encoded in one region of Silene latifolia isolate original U9 population chromosome 2, ASM4854445v1, whole genome shotgun sequence:
- the LOC141631786 gene encoding uncharacterized protein LOC141631786, producing MEFCALSAGSLPNFCNLKQLTIMVNAYEYELAPINQFLKACPKLRKFKVEFRNMDDSLLEEASRLKELDSSSDDVETEMTQDWEYFESMYEMEIERTGHPNLKEFQVAGFCGWKLDVDLILFIVLISCNLETIICDYSFRTLVGNEVVEVSKSRAAKLVKLIPPKIRLVITPI from the exons ATGGAG TTCTGTGCATTATCTGCTGGATCTCTTCCAAATTTCTGCAATCTCAAGCAGTTGACGATAATGGTTAATGCGTACGAATATGAGCTTGCTCCCATAAATCAATTTCTAAAGGCATGCCCAAAGCTGCGTAAATTTAAGGTCGAG TTTCGAAATATGGATGATAGCTTGTTGGAGGAGGCTTCTCGGCTAAAGGAATTGGACTCGTCTAGTGACGATGTTGAAACTGAGATGACCCAAGATTGGGAGTACTTCGAAAGTATGTATGAAATGGAAATAGAGCGAACAGGTCATCCAAATCTGAAAGAATTCCAGGTAGCTGGATTTTGTGGATGGAAATTAGACGTCGATTTAATATTGTTTATCGTGCTTATTTCGTGTAATCTTGAGACCATAATATGTGATTATAGTTTCCGTACTCTTGTCGGGAACGAAGTTGTCGAAGTTTCAAAGAGTCGGGCTGCTAAACTGGTGAAACTTATCCCCCCCAAGATACGCTTAGTAATTACTCCGATATAA